The Streptomyces sp. NBC_00224 genome contains the following window.
TTCGCTCTCCACACCGCTGGAGACGTCCACACCCCACGCGCCGGTGGTCTCGACCGCCCGGCGGACGTTGTCCGGGTGCAGGCCTCCCGCGAGCAGCCAGCGGCCCGCAGGGGCGGTGAACCCGGGCGAGGCCCAGTTCCACGGCTTGCCCGAGCCCGGGTCGGGGGCGTCGAGCAGCAGCATGTCCTCGTCCAGCTCGCCGCAGCGGACGGGGACCCCGGTGGCGGCGGTGGCCCGGATCAGGGTGCGGCCCGGCGCGCGCAGGGCCTCGTAGTACTCCGGTCCCTCGTCGCCGTGGAGCTGGACGGCACG
Protein-coding sequences here:
- a CDS encoding phosphoribosylanthranilate isomerase, whose protein sequence is MSDLFVKICGLRTERHVDAAVEAGADAVGFVFAVSPRTVDTETARRLARRVPEHVLTVGVFRGQSVDEVRRLTQESGIRAVQLHGDEGPEYYEALRAPGRTLIRATAATGVPVRCGELDEDMLLLDAPDPGSGKPWNWASPGFTAPAGRWLLAGGLHPDNVRRAVETTGAWGVDVSSGVESERGVKSERLIRAFVAAARG